AATCAAATTGGAATAGTAATTTCACTTTTGCAGTATATATCACACATATAAACCATCTAccataaaagatatttttcttttgtatttatttatgctaaAAAATAACTgcttcctattattattatgcccATTGAATGATAACACAACCAGaacatttactttttaaattaattaaatagtaatttttcTATTTCACCTAAACCAATATTGCTGGGTTTTCGCAGGCAGATAGAGGGGTCCTCTTACAAACTTGGTAaccattacttttttttacacacAAGACATTGAACAAGTACCTTGTGCCAAGTTGGTACAgataaaagccataaacaagtaTTGAATCAGTTATTTGGTCAAGAAGGAAGAGAATTGAAGTTAAGTTGGAAAAAGGAAAACAGAAATTGAATTGAAACCCTTAGTTAATCAATATAATTAGAGTCAGCTTTACAGCTCACACTTTATAAGGTTTCTTTTGTACCTTTGAGAATGGTTAGTTATATCTGTTTACTACATTCCAAAGTTATTATCTGTGGTTCTATGTAATTTAGGATAAAATCACCAGTACATGTGATTTAACAATGTTGCACAGTTGGGACAGTGACTGTACAATAGAGTTATGGTACGGGCACTGTTGCTGATATTACATTACAAAGTAGgctatctatgtaaaatattgaatatttaatatttcacaaactatcaaGAGAAAAATGTTGTAAAAGATGTTAGTTttgatgtaaacaactacagactgagagctttctggtattttttatttaaccctgtactCTCATGGCTTCATCATCAAGCAAATCCTTGTTTCACCCCTACTCCTAGCTAAGATAGTAATGAACAAACGAAATTGCGTCAGTCGAACACGGCAAGCCTACATAGGCAGGAGAAATAAATTATGTCCCCTAGACTAGTGTTGAGTGGTGACTAGTACTATGTGACAagagataaaattaatgtttccaCCTGCCAAATCATGGCAATAGGCGATAGGAATTTACCCCTGCTTATTACATTTTGGATATTAGTTCCATACGCgagccaatgctcggagagttgataaactGTGGGAGAGCATAACATTTTACCCTTTCCCCGGGATGAAAAATGTCTCATGCCCATGCTAACCGGGAGGGATCCATTCCCTCAGAAAAGATCCTAGAAATTTACCGGTTTGCTTGGGTATACCACGGAGAGATGTCCCTTTAATTGCTTCACGGTCCAGGACGTCTGGCACTCTATGTTTTGGTCCTCGATCTGCTGGTTTGGTGCCTTCACAATCAATGTCACGTTATCTCCTATCATTTTTGATCATCCAATTATATATGAGAACACTGTTAGATAATACTATATTAGCTATATATCTTTATCAGTTATAATTATGACGCACACTATTCACAAGTAATTTCACAAATGTTTCGCTGATACTTTTAATAGGTCTATCTGTTTTAGTAGCCGAATAATGTCTAATTGAACGTAAATAAATAGAATCCATAAAATACGTATAGAATAATAGCAGACACCCCGCGCACTTGTCAATTTGccatacaataattaaaaatatctgtcCGTTGCCTATTGGTCCAGCAATGTCGGTGTATTTGAAAATGTCTGTTTTCTTCGTCTTAAATTATTTCCTACTattggtgtattttataatactgATGAATTCCTGTACTGCCATTGGTTGACCGCCGTTGTCTGTGACTATAGAAGCTAGTACGttctcaaaatatttaaaaatgagaATTTGAGAAATATGTTTTTCTGTTATGCCGCTCTAGGATCGCGCAAGAAGCCACAGACTGGCCGCTAAACGAGTGTGGAGTCGATTCACGTATTCTTCGCGCTTCGTCGAGCATGCACCGCGTTCGTCCGTCGTCGCGTGCCTTTATTTCACGCGCGAGTGTGGCTCATACATAGCTGCAGCGTGGTGACAGCTGTCTAAAACTAAAACTggttgattgttttttttatatattatttggtctATGGTTGTTATCACTTCATCGTTCGTGATTCGTGAATCgtgatgtcaaaataaatattacctttggattgttgtttgttgttgaatttctaaattttctttgaaAACCTGTTTTAAAACTCACTAGAACCGATAAATCGCTGTAATAGTAGTAGTAAATAAGAAAATGAATTTTACTGCATCCATTACAGATTCACATATCTAATGGAGAAACAGCAAATATAACCTAACCTGCACAAATcttgtttttgattattataagactgatattaactatattttaattataaaatgggtGTCACgatgtaagtttatatattttttaatacaataaatatatataactcgttTTACAATATAACACAATTCTTATGATGTTTCTCTACAACCGGCTTGTAGAATCCAAAAGCATTCTGCGTCAATAAGCTtagtctttaaatatttttctagaaATTTATTACGTTTATTATAACGGTATTGTATTAGTTTACAGCATTATCCAGTCCCTGAGAATAAAACGGGAACTTATGTGATTGATTTGCTCACTAAGCGTTTACTGGCACTAGGGGCCACCCAACAGGGACAATTTCTAGTTGATTGTGAGAGCTACCTCTCGCTTCCTCAAATGGGTAAGTTTGGAGACCTACTAGTTCTGTTCTTGATCTTAACTAACAAATACACAAGTTATAACACTACTTtaaaagatgatataaaaaatcctattacatTATCCTCTTCTAGTGCCATCTTTCATTGGTCTGCTATGTTTAAGccaacttatattatataataaatacagtcaaacctggataagcgagagttcaagggagcacaatctcattctcgcttatagaggtttctcactaacccgagtttctcgctaatgcaggtacatgggtagcgtttctctcttatagaggtacgcagcaataacaagacatattcatgcactatgtaattttattttatttagaacttatttacatttaaaaaaatccgtcaattttgtttgggtttctgtttttctattttgaatgtttttctctaactcataaattttgtcgaaaatTGCTTGCTcaactgtcgcttatagaggtatagataagtagcagtctcacttcagaggtccgtgagggaataacgactctctcttacaaaggtttctgtttctttctaatagaggttttgggagcttaaaatcacgggtcctggctattactctcacttatagaatTTTCttacttatccagttctcacttacccaggtttgactgtaatTATAAAAACCATCACCTATTGAAGGTTGACAAGGTAAACAGGACTGGAATcaagaaagaaaaaagttaagtttaaaattgaATCTTGTTATTTCTTTGTCAAGGTCCAACCAAAACAGTGCACGTCTTACACAACTCGGAACAACCTGCATCAGTTTTCTCAATACTAGAGAGTGGTTCAAAGAACATCCATGTGGTAGCAGACAGTTTGTTTGACCTGCTGATGATGAAGCTAAGCAACATTTACACATCCAAGAAGCAGACTAAGATGGAGAGTAAGGGAACCAGACTGGAGCTGGGAGACTTCTGTGTGAAGCTTGGCTCTGTTACAATGAACCAGAGTTTTAAGGGAGTGCTGGTTGAGGTTAGTTCTATATTATACATTACTAGCGTACCCGGCCCGCTtggccgggctagattttgctttattgtatttaaacaattttttaaactttacaggatttactcgccaggtcaatccgcagattccctgaaagtttcattgaaatcggtccagtcgtttaggagcctatacggaacatacccacacactttctcttttatatattgcaaAAGAAGTGGTTATATGGGTGGCTATCTTCATAACATGTGTTCATAGTTTTAACAGTAGTACTTTACTCACTTTGTTACATTGTACTTCAGTATGTTCCATACTTCAAAAGGAATAGAACTTCAATACCGAATCAAACTGTTAACTAGGGGAAAAATTGAATGCTGTGCTTGTGCTGCGTGTGCTTTTGAGAACATATTTAGATGTTTGTTTGGGCTTGATCTGTGTGATATTAACCTTTAAGAGAAGAGATTTGTTAACTAAAAGTTAGCAAACCACTTTGTGCTACAACTACTAAGGACAGTGTTATAGTTGCGCTATAATTCTTTGTAGGTTGAGTATCGACCTTGTGTTATGGCGAATGCAGTATGGGGTCTTCTCCGTGAATTCCTTCAGGGTTTGTTAGGACCCTCTGTGCCCGTACAGCCTCCGCAGCACTTCCTGAGCAGAATGAATGAGGTCTACACCCCTATAGACACAATATACCAATATCTAGAACACTTTAGTGCTTTTAGGAAATCAACCGGACTTAGAAGTGCAGTTTAAATGCAGCGGtgtttactataataaaaatcaatgaaTCAATGGAAGCATTGGTATATGATTGTGTGATTGATAGACTAGCGCAAGGTCGATTTATTGCCATttgatgtatttaattaaacctaCTTATGGACGATCATGCAGTATCACACCTATGCGGTCGAAGTAGAATACCGTTCGTGCATGATTGTTTTTGCTTGCAGTCATTTTCAAGAAATATTCAGATTTATACATTTTGGTGTAACCTGTTTTGGGAATGACCGTCATATttaagccatacccctaattgtaAGGGACgcttaaattcaattgaaagcattgataagCAAGATATACTAGTTTATACAAATGGGTACAATGTCATTTTTGCCTATAAAGAGCAATTGATTGCAGACGTCAATGGTATTCAGCATCGATGCGTGTAGGTGTTATAACATACAAATTCTTTGTAGGTTGAATATCGACCTTGCGTAATGGCGAACGCAGTGGGGGGTCTCCTGCGGGAATTCCTCCAGGGTCTGCTGGGGCCCTCGGTGCCTGTACAACCTCCGCAGCACTTCCTGGGTATAATGAACGAGATCTACACGCCCGTTGACACCATATACCAATACCTAGAACACTTCAGTGCTTTTAGGAAAACAACAGGACTTAGAAGTGCGGTTTAAGTGCGTTTGTTTCTTATtcataagttgttttttttgggAATATTGTGAAAAATCTTAAGAGATTATTCATAACCTAGATACGACAGCAACTTTTGCAAGTAAGGTATAGTTCGATTCAAACATGTCGTCGCGGAAGTTAGGTTCGCGCAGGCAGACAACATCACCGTCGCGTCTCGCTGACTGGCTGATACCGAATATTGAATTCTGCGCATCGAAACGTACGAAGTACGGGAAGTCGTAAAGTTTGATTCAAACTATATTTAGTTGATAAGGTTAGCTGGTTCCCGAAGCATGTTTAAGCTTTGGTCCCGATAAATCTGGATCATTATCTGATAcgttaattttatgttatattaggttaattacctttttcttttgaagttatacttcttttggcgcgttagggaaaaatgatgaaagtaaatttttacgatgcgcgcgcacaccttcataaaaaaccgacaccctgaaggtAGCTATAAGGTGCAATGTCTACGGGCTCAtaccggtgatttaattgattcaattgtagaAAAATGGCAAATTTTACGTTgactgaaacttggttgtccgataatgaatCTTTTAGCTTTCTagatttaattatgtttaatatgtccatttctttattaaatgataatgcgttataataaaacttttatgtattaaataccttttttctacaACGTAGAAttaggcgaaagataaaaatattaaaaaagatttttatcttcttacgccaaagaagtataacttataacgggtgtacataagtacaaacaCGTTTGAAATGTGGGgaaatcataaatattttgcTTAAGATTTCAAACTGAAAGGAAAATATTCTACCgacttcaaaatattataaaggcacgatgtttgtaattttacttatttttattaaaatatattaagtaagcCGTGAAttgaagtaggtataatatattccaaataataatttgttagctaaaataaattttaaagataagtataaagtattgataaatttaaatacaaacatttcgaattaatttttgttttattttgtttgtgatTATTACAACATCCTTTCTATCAGACTGCCTTGCTAGTATaagaaaatgtttaattatacaTTAACTGAAAGTTTACATTTATGTCTCGGTTAttcataataaacaattttgtcATAACAGTCATTTGGATTTTAAAAGTCAGTCTTAAAAGTTACTTTACTATGAAAGTACAATTGATTtcttttataactttatttttaaatttaatttatagtgTTAAGTTTCTACTCATTTCAATTTCAGTGAAagttaaacttatatatattattatatagcctCATACTAATAAAGTCCTTGTTTAAGCTAACTGTCAGCCTACAAACTGTTGTTTATGCTTCAAATAACTGACAAAGTGGACATATGCGGGACATTCCTtaagtatgtttaaaatattattaaaacagaaGACTCGTATCAATATCTATTTTTGTTTAccattattatagttaaaaatttagaattttttttatctatttaaaattttaaaaatcttaacTTTTGTCTCTGTTCCTCGGCATTAAAGTAAATATACACGGTCGAGCATAAAAGTGCACTAAATCTCACAAGATATCTTTTACCAGAAATTAACACTTGGGTTTACTCTTTTTAAGAATGCTAAAAACAGCACATAGTGATTCCGGacaataaaatttgtataaagtcaacgattaattattaatacaatataaacatagtaatacattttaatatcttCATAATTAACGTAATGACAtaattctttataataattaattcttctattaaaataaaaaataaaaattgattatcTACTAATACTAGCTTTTACCCGTGATTATTTCGCGTAGATTACATTTTTTAGGTTATAAAGAGGTGCTTGTGTTATAATCCTTTTCCTGTCTCTTTGcgtaaaaaacatgtttatatattttttttttatttcattacaagttagcccttgactgcaatcacaccacTGCTatcgattaaaaattaaaaaaaaagctagatatattgaaattttaaaacagaACTAAACATCTATATTGCGTATTATACGTAGTAAACGATATAGATGAACACTTGACCACAGAATAAGCACTTGACaatggttcaatcgctcagcgcgcagaaccaataaaccaaaaagaagaagaacgaTATAGATAAATTCAAACCTACAAACATCcacagtaaaattattttttttgcttcatATCCGTATTATACTATGGCTTTTTGAAATCACGGGATTCAGCTAACAAATTACCTTTCTACATACATAATCCAaatccactgggccagcgtggtggactacggccctaacaccttctcattgtgggaggagacccgtgccctgtagtggaccggtaatgggttgatatgatgatgatgacaaacaTACTATGTCACATTGAGTAATAATGTACTATAAGCTAGAGCAGTCATGTCCAGTAAACTCACGCGCACGCTATGGCCACGAGTTTGGCAAAAGCATTGCAGAATAATGATTTCGGCCTTTTTCGAATACATTGAACATACATCCGATTGATTTATAGGTATTGTACTGTAGCAGTACTGGTTTCAGGTATGAAACTTAGCAAACCCTTTTTTGTAATGTGATAATATCTAATGCCCTTTGATACTCCCTTTAAAGAACATCTGCTAGTATTAATCTTTAACTAAAAAACACTAATGATAGGCCTCTTCGAGGGATTTCCCCGTGTCGTCTGGCGACAGTGTCAGGAGTAACTCATACAGGGGGAATACCTGGGCAGTGGGAAAGATGCATCGTTCATTCGCTTGCTCGAAGTCAATACATTATtgattattatctttatatatatatatatatatatttcttgtgtgcgtgaactcctcctagaccactggaccgatttaaatgaattttttggcatacgtttgggtggcaccctggatggtaaAACTTTTTTGCCAGTTAAGTAAAACCATAATATGGAAGGAAATCGCACTGTTTCTTTTGCCGCGAACTGCATAGTTACAATTGTCACTTGCAGCCCAATGGGCCACAAGGCGGTTTGCGACGACTCTAGCACATAGTACATTATTGCCCAAGGGTTATTATATGTAGCCCCGGTCTACGCAATGCACGACATTGTTGGCCTCCCGCAGCCGACCCTCCTTGGTCTTGAACGGTGGTATTTGCCAGAAGTCCTCGATGTTCAACTTCTTATCGccctgtacaaaaaaaaaataatgcatgaGGTTACAGCTCAGAGTCAAGTGGTTACAGCTTCGGCCTCCTTTTGTGATCGAGTTCGATCGCCGGCACGCACCTAAAACatctcggagttatgtgcgttctttaAGACATTTAAAacgcacttgcttcaactgtgaaggaaaacatcgagagcaaacctgcatgcctgagagttcctgATAACGTTATCAAAGGTACCTATGTGAAGTCTACTACCTAAACCCTCATcattctttgacggccgattggcgcagtttgtagcgctcctgctttctgaggccaaggccgtgggttcgattcccgcaacaggaaaatgtttgtgtgatgaccatgaaaatttttcagtgtctgggtgtttatctgtgtattataagtatttatgtatattatttataaaaaaatattctagtcatcttagtacccaaaacataAGTTATCttagctacgcttacattggggatagatggcgatgtgtagattgtagtaatatatttatttatttatttatattccgaGAGAAGCTCCGTGCTCTGCAGAGGTCCGGCAATGTCGATGTCAAAgtcaattttttctttatttagtcgtaaataaattaatactgaattttgaaaagtctacAAAATTTGATCGTTTTGatgataggaactacaaggccaaatcaaaaataaaaaaagcatttcTTTGAGAACACAAACACCAACCTCCATATTCATATTGACAGCGTCTTCCGGTGCTAGCACAATAAACGGCGTGGACTCGAAGCTGAAAGCCAGCCCGAAGTAGGAGTACTTCTTAACTTCCTCCATGAACGTCTCCCGAGAGTACACCCGGTCGGGGTCGGTTCCCAACTCCCTTATCCGTGCAGACAGTACCTCGTAGTAATACTGGAGGAGTTCATCGTAGTACTTCTCCCTCAACACTTGGTCCGTGCAAGCGTATATGAAGAATACCACATCTAATACCGGACTAGCGCATCTCGTTAGCTGGAAGTCGATGATCTTAGCGTCCACCGGACGATTGccttgaatataaaaaaagataaaaaattaataaattaacggatacatttaaagaagtttaaataatgactgtgcatagtcagtacagatttgaaaatttaatgtatgtccataaaaatataacaaaatttaaaaagaaaaggcactgtcacaaaataaatattagaagcaaaagtaAACTGGCTGTGCAGTTTACTGGGCTacattaaattgataattcattcaatggcaatggtttatttttttataacaaataaccgaatgaaatctttgagatttctctcaataagttcaaagtttatataaaacgtaagcttacagaataATCCTATTATGGTGTTAAGGAacacttaaacgataaaaaagcttaggcgTTAAtggctctaacttcatagcttgatattaattttctgtgagatggtgattaaaaaaaaacccggctaagttagttgtgggctcttcttagaccaggacgcgtttggaaccctcgtagctttaggtttaagttggcgaacgaagttatcaccatccccataaaattatgtaaacatatatgtatgaacgcttcataagtgcctgtgatttGAATGTGTCTACTATAACTAAAAATTTCTTAGTTTTGCAGAAATTcaaggttttgttgatata
This sequence is a window from Pararge aegeria chromosome 1, ilParAegt1.1, whole genome shotgun sequence. Protein-coding genes within it:
- the LOC120637557 gene encoding mediator of RNA polymerase II transcription subunit 20 isoform X2, coding for MGVTILQHYPVPENKTGTYVIDLLTKRLLALGATQQGQFLVDCESYLSLPQMGPTKTVHVLHNSEQPASVFSILESGSKNIHVVADSLFDLLMMKLSNIYTSKKQTKMESKGTRLELGDFCVKLGSVTMNQSFKGVLVEVEYRPCVMANAVGGLLREFLQGLLGPSVPVQPPQHFLGIMNEIYTPVDTIYQYLEHFSAFRKTTGLRSAV
- the LOC120637557 gene encoding mediator of RNA polymerase II transcription subunit 20 isoform X1, with amino-acid sequence MGVTILQHYPVPENKTGTYVIDLLTKRLLALGATQQGQFLVDCESYLSLPQMGPTKTVHVLHNSEQPASVFSILESGSKNIHVVADSLFDLLMMKLSNIYTSKKQTKMESKGTRLELGDFCVKLGSVTMNQSFKGVLVEVEYRPCVMANAVWGLLREFLQGLLGPSVPVQPPQHFLSRMNEVEYRPCVMANAVGGLLREFLQGLLGPSVPVQPPQHFLGIMNEIYTPVDTIYQYLEHFSAFRKTTGLRSAV